Proteins from a genomic interval of Echeneis naucrates chromosome 21, fEcheNa1.1, whole genome shotgun sequence:
- the LOC115061889 gene encoding syntaxin-19-like, with the protein MKDRLEELQRRAQEQTSAPARASIDNTNPFSEEASNGESAAVGVILPQAVVFEEEPIIENFLSEAQQIRDDITVLETEVLKFTQQQKNLVATMRRFSVMKKESSITRDIKLQAESLHRRLDAFSQQVQRTQDQHGPTAVVTRIQRSQHAALHRKFQQVMLQYNEGLLTKQERCKHFIIRQLEVSGRDVAEEEVNEMFATGKWEVFNENLLNDARITRSQLSEIEQRHKELLSLENNLKELRDLFMDIFMLVEEQGAYIEHIQTNVERTQDYVAVTNEKFKMAARYKKKNPLRQLCCCCCPPWRCCL; encoded by the exons ATGAAAGACCGCTTGgaagagctgcagaggagggcTCAAGAGCAAACAAGTGCACCGGCAAGAGCATCAATTGATAATACCAATCCTTTCTCAGAGGAGGCTAGTAATGGTGAGTCTGCGGCAGTCGGGGTCATATTGCCACAGGCTGTGGTGTTTGAGGAAGAACCAATCATCGAGAATTTCTTGTCTGAGGCTCAGCAAATCCGAGATGACATCACAGTACTGGAGACAGAG GTCCTGAAGTTCACCCAGCAGCAAAAGAACCTGGTCGCCACCATGCGTCGTTTCAGTGtgatgaagaaagaaagcagcatTACACGAGACATCAAGCTCCAAGCCGAAAGCCTCCACCGGCGTTTAGATGCCTTTTCCCAGCAGGTCCAAAGGACTCAGGACCAGCATGGACCCACCGCTGTCGTAACAAGAATACAACGGTCCCAGCATGCAGCACTGCACCGCAAATTCCAGCAG GTAATGCTGCAGTATAATGAAGGTCTGCTGACAAAGCAGGAGCGCTGTAAGCACTTTATTATCAGGCAGCTGGAGGTATCAGGAAGAGAtgtggcagaggaggaggtaAATGAGATGTTCGCCACAGGAAAATGGGAGGTCTTCAACGAGAACCTGCTGAATGATGCCAGAATCACACGGTCACAACTTTCTGAGATTGAACAACGACATAAG GAACTGTTGAGCCTGGAGAACAATTTGAAGGAGCTGAGAGACCTGTTTATGGACATTTTCATGCTGGTGGAGGAACAAGGGGCCTACATTGAACACATTCAGACCAATGTAGAAAGAACACAGGACTACGTGGCCGTAACTAATGAGAAGTTTAAGATGGCTGCCAGGTATAAGAAGAAGAACCCGCTTCGACAgctgtgctgttgctgctgccctCCCTGGAGATGCTGCTTATAA